One window of Methanospirillum lacunae genomic DNA carries:
- a CDS encoding winged helix-turn-helix transcriptional regulator, giving the protein MKAGPIDLLICPMSYTVSIVGGKWQWVILWLLQKQKVQRYGQIKKRLPTISDKILSQQLHALEIENIIHREEFPGIPPRVEYTLTEKGKTLVPILEMMAAWGSEHRPKI; this is encoded by the coding sequence GTGAAAGCCGGGCCTATTGATCTTTTGATCTGCCCCATGTCGTATACGGTTTCCATTGTCGGTGGAAAATGGCAGTGGGTAATACTCTGGTTACTACAAAAGCAAAAGGTACAGCGATATGGACAGATAAAAAAACGACTTCCGACAATATCTGATAAAATCTTAAGTCAGCAATTACATGCCCTGGAAATTGAAAATATAATTCATCGTGAAGAATTCCCGGGAATACCACCACGGGTTGAATATACTCTGACAGAAAAAGGAAAAACCTTGGTCCCAATCCTGGAGATGATGGCTGCATGGGGATCTGAACACAGACCAAAGATATGA
- a CDS encoding ATP-binding protein, whose protein sequence is MDDSDRKTRIYETAGELQRKARSGENGFRVVITGKGGVGKTTITAILSHLFVKQGFSTLAVDEDPQMNLPYALGVPTSEEIVPITGNLDYIEEKTGARPGSGWGLMMSLNPDVSDVVERFGMKGPGDMNILVMGTVVQAAAGCLCPENTLLDSVIRYINLREGEVILLDTQAGVEHFGRALARGFGQALLVTDPTFNAVQVVKKAVQLAQDLDIKRRYLVINRVRSERDIKKVYSILGDTVDLFSGMFYLPYESEMLECEPDVRGIIGTESGFVAGVEEIRRELEACCQGYDGVVPDDSPG, encoded by the coding sequence ATGGATGATTCTGACCGGAAAACCCGGATTTATGAAACAGCAGGAGAACTGCAGCGAAAAGCCAGGTCTGGTGAGAATGGTTTTCGGGTTGTGATCACAGGGAAAGGAGGTGTAGGCAAGACTACGATAACTGCCATTCTTTCTCATCTTTTTGTGAAGCAGGGATTTTCAACGCTTGCTGTTGACGAGGATCCTCAGATGAATCTCCCCTATGCTCTTGGTGTTCCAACAAGTGAGGAAATTGTTCCGATTACCGGGAACCTGGATTACATTGAGGAGAAGACCGGAGCCCGGCCCGGCAGCGGCTGGGGTCTGATGATGTCACTCAATCCCGATGTCTCTGACGTTGTCGAGCGGTTTGGGATGAAAGGGCCCGGTGATATGAATATCCTGGTGATGGGAACGGTTGTCCAGGCAGCTGCAGGCTGTCTCTGCCCAGAGAATACTCTTCTTGACTCGGTAATCAGGTATATCAATCTCCGGGAAGGTGAAGTGATATTACTGGACACTCAGGCCGGGGTTGAGCATTTCGGAAGAGCCCTGGCCCGGGGATTCGGCCAGGCATTACTTGTGACAGATCCGACGTTTAATGCAGTGCAGGTCGTGAAAAAGGCGGTACAGCTTGCACAGGATCTTGATATCAAGAGAAGGTACCTTGTAATTAACCGGGTGAGATCTGAACGTGATATCAAAAAGGTGTATTCGATTCTTGGGGATACGGTAGATCTTTTTTCCGGGATGTTTTACCTGCCGTACGAGTCAGAGATGCTTGAGTGCGAGCCTGATGTCAGGGGAATCATCGGAACCGAGTCCGGGTTTGTTGCGGGAGTGGAGGAGATCAGGAGAGAACTTGAAGCGTGTTGTCAGGGATATGATGGGGTTGTTCCCGATGATTCTCCAGGATGA
- the cooS gene encoding anaerobic carbon-monoxide dehydrogenase catalytic subunit, whose translation MFSSSDIKQEAEKRALDTTDQEIIGKAIEDGIETAWERFALQQPQCGFGQLGVCCNNCAMGPCRIDPYGGKPSHGVCGANVDTIVSRNLLDDLSVGAAAHSDHGREVVEVLLETAEGKSEGYRICDEEKLKRVAEEYGIGTAGRSKEDIAKDLALGMLAEFGSVKGFIQMAERAPDKTKAIWTEFGITPRGIDREIVEAMHRVHMGVDADFINILLHAMRTALADGWGGSMIATDCSDILFGTPKPLTSWANLGTLSTDKVNVVLHGHNPLLSEMIVQAVEDPELKKYAIEKGAKGINLVGMCCTGNELLMRSGIPIAGNVLDQELAIATGAVEAMVVDYQCIFPSIPATAGCYHTKVVTTSRKAKIPGTQYMEFSAETALSTAKEIIRLAIDNYPNRNLDRVRIPGKPMKVMAGFSEEEIRKALGGTYKPLIDAIVAGQIKGVVGIVGCNHPRIKQDYGHVTLAKELIKRNILVVETGCAAIACGKAGLLLPEAADNAGSRLKAVCNLLGIPPVLHMGSCVDNSRILVMASMVAKELGVSIGDLPLGGAAPEWYSQKALPIGTYFVASGVYTVLGIPPKIFGSKNVLNLLAEGLKGITNSAFAVEPDPVKAADLLEEEINRKRAALGI comes from the coding sequence ATGTTCAGTTCGTCAGATATTAAACAGGAAGCAGAGAAGCGGGCACTGGATACAACCGACCAGGAGATCATCGGAAAGGCAATAGAAGACGGCATTGAGACTGCATGGGAACGGTTCGCCCTCCAGCAGCCACAGTGTGGGTTCGGACAACTCGGTGTCTGCTGTAATAATTGTGCGATGGGGCCGTGTCGGATCGATCCATATGGAGGAAAACCATCACACGGAGTTTGTGGAGCGAATGTCGACACTATTGTCTCCAGAAACCTGCTCGATGATCTCTCGGTCGGTGCAGCTGCACACTCAGACCATGGCAGGGAAGTTGTTGAGGTTCTGCTTGAGACAGCAGAGGGGAAATCTGAAGGCTACCGGATCTGCGACGAAGAAAAACTGAAACGGGTCGCTGAAGAGTACGGAATCGGGACTGCCGGGAGATCAAAAGAGGATATTGCAAAAGATCTCGCCCTTGGAATGCTCGCAGAGTTTGGGAGTGTTAAGGGCTTTATTCAGATGGCAGAACGAGCTCCGGATAAGACAAAAGCGATCTGGACAGAGTTTGGCATTACTCCACGGGGAATTGACCGGGAGATCGTGGAAGCTATGCATCGTGTCCACATGGGGGTAGATGCAGACTTCATAAATATTCTCCTTCATGCAATGCGAACCGCCCTTGCAGATGGCTGGGGAGGATCGATGATTGCCACCGATTGTTCTGACATTCTCTTTGGCACTCCAAAGCCTCTGACCTCCTGGGCAAACCTTGGAACACTAAGCACAGACAAGGTGAATGTTGTCCTTCACGGTCACAATCCTCTCCTGTCAGAGATGATCGTTCAGGCAGTCGAGGACCCGGAACTGAAAAAGTATGCAATTGAGAAAGGAGCTAAAGGGATCAACCTCGTTGGAATGTGTTGTACCGGCAACGAACTTTTGATGCGTAGTGGAATCCCGATTGCAGGGAATGTTCTCGACCAGGAACTTGCGATTGCTACCGGAGCCGTCGAAGCGATGGTGGTTGATTACCAGTGTATCTTCCCCTCGATTCCGGCAACAGCGGGATGCTACCATACAAAAGTTGTTACCACCAGCAGGAAGGCAAAGATCCCGGGAACGCAGTATATGGAGTTCAGTGCAGAGACTGCTCTTTCAACTGCAAAGGAGATCATCAGGCTGGCCATCGATAACTATCCGAACCGGAACCTTGACCGCGTGAGAATCCCGGGAAAACCAATGAAAGTAATGGCCGGTTTCTCGGAAGAGGAGATCAGAAAAGCACTTGGCGGAACATACAAACCGCTGATTGATGCCATCGTTGCCGGCCAGATCAAAGGTGTTGTTGGTATTGTCGGATGTAATCATCCGAGGATCAAGCAGGATTATGGGCATGTAACCCTTGCAAAAGAACTGATTAAGCGTAATATCCTTGTTGTGGAGACCGGATGTGCAGCGATAGCCTGTGGGAAGGCAGGGCTTCTCCTGCCTGAAGCTGCAGATAATGCCGGTTCCAGACTCAAGGCTGTATGCAATCTTCTTGGTATTCCGCCGGTGCTCCACATGGGATCATGTGTTGACAACTCGCGGATCCTTGTCATGGCCTCGATGGTTGCAAAAGAACTCGGCGTTTCGATTGGTGATCTTCCACTTGGTGGAGCAGCACCCGAGTGGTACTCACAGAAGGCTCTGCCTATCGGGACGTACTTTGTTGCGTCAGGTGTATACACAGTTCTCGGGATTCCACCCAAGATCTTTGGGAGTAAGAATGTACTGAATCTCCTTGCTGAAGGCCTCAAGGGAATAACGAACTCAGCGTTTGCAGTCGAGCCCGATCCGGTGAAGGCTGCTGATCTTCTTGAAGAAGAGATCAACCGTAAGCGTGCAGCCCTTGGCATCTGA
- a CDS encoding HepT-like ribonuclease domain-containing protein produces the protein MSRSQLLYLTDIADAIKNIQLYIKNLTFEEFTDDQMRIDAVIRNFEIIGEAVKNLSDNIKTTYPKIDWKAVSGFRDVLIHGYFGIDMDILWDIIVHKVPELQDEITRIIAQECDKKKESS, from the coding sequence ATGTCTAGGTCACAGTTACTCTATCTCACCGATATTGCAGATGCGATAAAAAATATTCAATTGTATATCAAGAACCTTACATTTGAAGAATTTACCGATGATCAGATGCGGATAGATGCTGTAATACGTAATTTTGAGATTATCGGGGAAGCAGTGAAAAACCTGAGTGATAATATCAAGACGACTTACCCGAAAATAGACTGGAAAGCGGTGTCAGGATTCCGGGATGTTTTGATTCATGGATATTTTGGAATAGATATGGATATCCTATGGGATATTATCGTTCATAAAGTGCCGGAGTTACAGGACGAGATAACCAGAATCATCGCCCAAGAATGTGATAAAAAGAAAGAGAGTTCATAG
- a CDS encoding 2Fe-2S iron-sulfur cluster-binding protein: MTEGPKMVTVTINKSQYRAEEGETMLSVAMRNGIDIPHLCYEESLDPYGACRLCMVDHVTCGKRTMMTACTMRAKEGLEIMTDTPEIVKYRSTLFELYLSQAPKSDVIKKMAARYGVTKTRFLKKIVHDDPLGGKCILCGLCVRVCDEIMGGSAIGFINRGPSTVVNTPFFDENPACLGCGTCAKVCPTHAIEIEDQGDTRVMKSWSGTRIKLQECPDCGQYFVPKAMLEEIQSIPDPGIIDELKTLCPACRAKEIAKSVFKSTFQGSVYHG; encoded by the coding sequence ATGACTGAAGGGCCAAAGATGGTGACGGTCACCATCAATAAAAGTCAGTACCGGGCAGAGGAAGGGGAGACGATGCTCTCGGTTGCGATGCGAAATGGCATTGATATTCCGCATCTCTGCTATGAAGAGTCACTCGATCCCTATGGTGCATGCCGGCTCTGCATGGTTGACCATGTCACATGCGGAAAGCGGACGATGATGACTGCCTGCACAATGCGGGCGAAAGAAGGGTTAGAGATCATGACCGACACGCCCGAGATCGTCAAATACCGGTCAACACTGTTTGAGCTTTACCTTTCACAAGCTCCAAAGTCTGATGTCATCAAAAAAATGGCTGCACGATATGGGGTCACAAAGACGCGTTTTCTCAAAAAGATTGTACATGACGATCCGCTCGGGGGAAAATGTATTCTCTGTGGATTGTGTGTCCGGGTCTGCGATGAGATCATGGGCGGGAGTGCTATCGGATTTATCAACCGGGGTCCTTCAACGGTTGTGAACACCCCGTTCTTTGATGAGAATCCTGCTTGTCTAGGCTGTGGAACCTGTGCAAAAGTCTGTCCCACTCATGCAATTGAGATCGAGGATCAGGGTGATACCAGGGTTATGAAATCATGGTCAGGAACAAGGATCAAACTTCAGGAATGCCCGGACTGTGGGCAGTATTTCGTACCAAAAGCAATGCTTGAAGAGATTCAGAGCATTCCCGATCCCGGGATCATCGATGAACTGAAAACTCTCTGCCCTGCTTGCAGGGCTAAAGAGATCGCAAAGAGTGTCTTCAAATCAACCTTCCAGGGATCAGTTTATCATGGATGA
- a CDS encoding nucleotidyltransferase family protein, with product MDPFMLLRQSQPDLQEKFGVMKIGIFGSFARGEEQPDSDVDVLVTFQQGKKTFDNFMGTKFYLEDLFKRKVDLVTDAALKPLIRDPILKDVIYV from the coding sequence ATGGACCCATTCATGCTTCTTCGTCAGTCGCAACCGGATCTTCAGGAAAAATTCGGTGTTATGAAGATCGGCATCTTCGGTTCATTTGCCCGTGGGGAAGAGCAACCGGACAGTGATGTGGATGTCCTGGTTACATTCCAGCAAGGTAAAAAAACATTTGATAATTTTATGGGGACAAAATTCTATCTTGAAGATCTCTTTAAACGTAAGGTTGATCTCGTCACCGATGCTGCCCTTAAACCACTCATCCGTGATCCAATTCTGAAAGATGTAATCTATGTCTAG
- a CDS encoding DUF2178 domain-containing protein: MKQIRRRDYNLILTGISVALILVLGFGIVSGNPLLITMIVVSAILAVSVAYRQIGEVMTDALSDEISGRAARTSLGLTIIITSVIFAAALTFYFSGGWGTGMGTRDDGMISIGFSQFYPPGNEIFSEKVQISDPQNITSDELFSLEQMFMKGVRVREAPLFFGVGCGSVTILLAGFFAIFSRHYGRKFED; the protein is encoded by the coding sequence ATGAAACAGATCCGGAGAAGAGATTACAATCTAATCCTCACCGGGATCAGCGTTGCACTGATTCTGGTGCTTGGTTTTGGAATCGTATCAGGAAATCCACTGCTCATCACAATGATAGTTGTCTCTGCTATCCTGGCTGTATCCGTTGCATACCGTCAGATCGGGGAAGTGATGACCGACGCACTCTCAGATGAGATCAGTGGGAGGGCGGCAAGAACCTCTCTCGGATTGACGATCATCATCACGTCGGTTATTTTTGCAGCTGCCCTGACTTTTTACTTCTCCGGAGGATGGGGTACAGGGATGGGGACCAGAGACGATGGGATGATATCAATCGGGTTTTCCCAGTTCTATCCCCCAGGGAATGAGATATTCTCGGAGAAGGTGCAGATATCGGATCCCCAGAACATAACCAGTGATGAACTTTTTTCACTGGAACAGATGTTCATGAAAGGGGTACGGGTCAGGGAGGCACCCTTGTTCTTCGGGGTTGGCTGTGGTTCGGTCACTATTCTTCTTGCCGGATTTTTCGCCATTTTTTCCCGGCATTATGGCAGAAAATTCGAGGATTAA
- a CDS encoding DUF2178 domain-containing protein gives MKYQVFLIISAAVACLVASLIGWSMATGYLIIPVIAIPLGVIIVFACRQHVDIVLGDDRVREIRSLAALRTLEIFVILGAIGAVILYSFLISDPLSPTINGRYHPNGDGTRSMEITMYEPGFPGNHEHVIRSTTIPNIDAMNETEAIQYCGFRRESFLDNERKGLVGITLACGIISLLALFGVFNLYYSRKF, from the coding sequence ATGAAGTATCAGGTATTTCTCATCATATCTGCGGCTGTGGCCTGCCTGGTGGCATCATTGATCGGATGGTCGATGGCTACCGGTTATCTCATCATCCCGGTTATCGCCATCCCCCTCGGAGTCATCATCGTATTTGCATGCCGGCAACATGTGGATATCGTTCTCGGGGACGACCGGGTGAGGGAGATCCGTTCTCTTGCTGCACTCAGGACACTGGAGATTTTTGTCATTCTCGGTGCTATCGGTGCAGTAATCCTCTACTCCTTCCTCATCAGCGATCCCCTCTCTCCGACGATCAACGGGAGATATCATCCCAACGGTGATGGGACGAGGTCCATGGAAATTACGATGTATGAACCCGGATTCCCGGGAAATCATGAACATGTCATACGCTCAACGACAATACCCAATATCGATGCGATGAATGAGACCGAAGCAATTCAATACTGCGGGTTCAGACGGGAGAGTTTCCTTGACAATGAGAGGAAGGGTCTCGTCGGAATTACCCTCGCCTGTGGAATCATCTCCCTGCTGGCCCTCTTCGGAGTATTTAATCTCTATTACAGCAGAAAATTCTGA
- a CDS encoding 4Fe-4S dicluster domain-containing protein, translating into MKTVFVRQDRCVGCRHCEIACAVEHSESKDLFQVFTEEKPSHPRIHVESVDNYLSFPNRCRHCDPAPCMQVCPTRALSRDEATGSVLVSYTRCIQCSVCAMACPFGIITFQQVRQLESDREVNAKCDNCIGRLSENRIPACAEACKTGALEFGDVNDLIKETRADLTMRLIRSQGSDIQGPAMPDNIRAYKAVMETIANL; encoded by the coding sequence ATGAAGACCGTCTTTGTACGGCAGGATAGGTGTGTCGGATGCAGGCATTGTGAAATTGCCTGTGCTGTCGAACACTCGGAGAGTAAGGACTTATTCCAGGTTTTTACCGAGGAAAAACCATCCCATCCGCGCATTCACGTCGAATCCGTGGATAATTATCTCTCGTTTCCCAACCGGTGCAGGCATTGTGACCCTGCTCCCTGTATGCAAGTCTGTCCGACACGTGCATTGAGCCGGGACGAGGCGACCGGTTCAGTTCTGGTATCATATACCCGGTGTATTCAGTGTAGTGTCTGTGCTATGGCATGTCCGTTCGGGATCATCACGTTTCAGCAGGTCAGGCAGCTGGAGAGTGATCGGGAGGTCAATGCAAAGTGCGACAATTGTATTGGACGGTTATCAGAAAACCGGATCCCGGCATGTGCAGAGGCATGTAAAACCGGAGCCCTTGAGTTTGGTGACGTGAACGATCTCATTAAAGAGACAAGGGCTGACCTGACCATGAGGCTCATCAGGTCACAGGGTTCGGACATACAGGGACCGGCAATGCCGGATAATATTCGGGCATATAAAGCAGTTATGGAGACTATTGCCAATCTTTGA
- a CDS encoding (2Fe-2S) ferredoxin domain-containing protein, which translates to MTGFVGPIETPEDLSKVREIGLSKLLNRPRIAVGLSTCGIAVGGERLFARLKEIISSGGYNIALVRVGCIGFCKEEPIVNITIPGKPLVILHQVSENDAEAIVNAVLKGGVPDEKVLCKVSSWDHITRTIIYGTGFEQIPDYHDIPFFSRQTKVILRDAGFINPEDIDEYIAVGGYQAFVSAVSSRTPEEVIDIVKQSDLRGRGGAGFPAGLKWEITREAKGHLKYIVCNADEGDPGAYMNRNEMESDPHMLIEGLLIGAYAIGTSDALIYIRAEYPLAIERLRKAIDQAREYGLVGENILGTGFSCDIQLATGAGAFVCGESTALAASIEGKTGRPRPRPPRLTDKGIWGRPTDLNNVETFCNVPVILTRGAEWYRGIGAKGNTGTKVFSLVGKVENVGMVEVPLGTTLDTIVSEIGNGGAGGKSVKAVQTGGPSGGCIPARLFDTPVDFEHLNEAGSMMGSGGIVVMDEDTNMVDIARYFINFATSESCGKCVPCREGLKHTLLILNKVMAGKGTAADLEMLESLSDTIQATSLCGLGQTAPNPVLTTLKYFREEYEALISEGT; encoded by the coding sequence ATGACCGGCTTTGTCGGACCGATAGAGACTCCCGAAGATCTCTCAAAGGTCAGGGAAATTGGGCTTTCAAAACTGCTAAACCGTCCGAGGATCGCAGTCGGTCTTTCCACGTGTGGGATTGCTGTAGGCGGTGAGAGACTTTTTGCACGGCTCAAGGAGATCATCTCATCAGGAGGCTATAATATTGCTCTTGTCCGGGTCGGATGCATCGGGTTCTGTAAGGAGGAACCGATTGTAAATATCACGATCCCGGGAAAACCGCTCGTAATCCTGCACCAGGTCTCCGAGAATGATGCAGAAGCGATTGTAAATGCCGTGCTCAAAGGGGGCGTTCCTGATGAGAAAGTACTCTGCAAGGTTTCATCATGGGATCATATCACCAGAACAATAATCTACGGAACCGGATTTGAACAGATTCCTGATTATCACGATATCCCGTTCTTTAGCAGACAGACAAAGGTGATCCTTCGCGATGCCGGGTTCATCAATCCTGAAGATATCGACGAGTACATCGCAGTCGGCGGGTACCAGGCCTTTGTCTCTGCAGTCTCTTCCCGGACCCCTGAAGAAGTTATTGATATCGTGAAACAGTCAGATCTCCGGGGCCGTGGTGGTGCAGGATTTCCCGCAGGTCTGAAATGGGAGATCACACGGGAAGCAAAAGGTCATCTCAAGTATATTGTCTGCAATGCAGACGAGGGTGATCCCGGTGCGTACATGAACCGGAACGAGATGGAAAGCGATCCTCACATGCTTATTGAGGGGCTGCTCATCGGTGCATATGCTATCGGGACATCTGATGCCCTTATCTATATCAGAGCCGAGTACCCGCTTGCCATCGAGAGGCTCAGGAAAGCAATAGATCAGGCACGTGAGTATGGACTTGTTGGCGAAAACATTCTCGGGACTGGGTTTTCGTGTGATATTCAGCTTGCAACCGGTGCCGGTGCATTTGTCTGCGGTGAATCAACCGCCCTTGCTGCCTCTATTGAGGGTAAGACCGGACGACCACGTCCACGTCCTCCCCGGCTCACTGATAAAGGAATCTGGGGGAGGCCGACCGATCTCAACAACGTGGAGACCTTTTGCAATGTTCCGGTGATTCTTACCCGTGGTGCAGAGTGGTACCGGGGAATCGGTGCGAAGGGCAACACCGGAACCAAGGTTTTCTCTCTTGTCGGCAAGGTAGAGAATGTCGGGATGGTCGAGGTTCCACTTGGGACAACGCTTGACACCATCGTGTCAGAGATCGGAAATGGTGGAGCCGGGGGAAAGTCGGTCAAGGCTGTGCAGACCGGTGGACCGTCAGGCGGATGTATCCCTGCCCGGCTCTTTGATACACCGGTTGACTTTGAGCACCTGAACGAGGCTGGGTCTATGATGGGTTCCGGTGGTATCGTTGTGATGGACGAGGATACCAACATGGTTGATATCGCCCGGTATTTCATCAATTTTGCCACCAGCGAGTCATGTGGGAAGTGTGTTCCCTGCCGTGAAGGGCTCAAACATACACTGCTGATCTTAAACAAGGTCATGGCAGGGAAGGGAACTGCTGCTGATCTTGAGATGCTGGAGTCTCTTTCTGATACCATACAGGCAACCTCACTTTGTGGTCTCGGGCAGACTGCACCAAATCCGGTTCTTACAACGTTGAAATACTTCAGAGAAGAGTATGAGGCCCTGATTTCGGAGGGGACATGA
- a CDS encoding NADH-quinone oxidoreductase subunit NuoE family protein, producing MNDTTFHEIISRYHSPSGRTLGILRDIQIQEGYIPRELLNRVSVELNEPVSRLYSLVTFYSFFSLHPVGEHMITVCMGTPCHVRGAEKILETLQSLLQLSGESKDGKYSQTTQDNMFTVEIARCFGACSMAPVLHVDGDLYGYVTPEKIPDILSRYGWKGTGISQSENRSDAR from the coding sequence ATGAATGACACAACATTTCATGAGATTATCTCACGGTATCATTCCCCTTCGGGAAGAACACTCGGGATACTGCGGGATATCCAGATACAGGAAGGCTATATTCCCCGGGAACTGCTCAACCGGGTTTCTGTTGAACTGAATGAACCTGTTTCACGACTGTACAGTCTGGTCACCTTTTATTCATTCTTCAGCCTGCACCCGGTTGGAGAACATATGATCACGGTCTGCATGGGAACCCCATGTCATGTCAGGGGAGCAGAGAAGATCCTTGAAACTCTGCAGTCGCTCCTTCAACTTTCAGGGGAGAGTAAGGACGGAAAATATTCGCAGACCACGCAGGATAATATGTTCACCGTTGAAATTGCCCGATGTTTTGGAGCCTGTAGTATGGCTCCGGTGCTCCATGTTGATGGCGATCTCTACGGATATGTAACACCCGAGAAGATCCCTGATATCCTTTCTCGTTACGGGTGGAAGGGAACCGGGATCAGCCAGTCGGAGAACAGGAGTGATGCGAGATGA
- a CDS encoding helix-turn-helix transcriptional regulator, with amino-acid sequence MKNKIRIYRAIHALTQEELARLIGVTRKTVNTIERGKYNPSVDIAYRMAKIFGITIEELFCFEEEGEMKSPEEEWDS; translated from the coding sequence ATGAAGAATAAGATCAGGATCTACCGGGCAATACATGCCCTTACCCAGGAAGAACTTGCCCGGTTGATCGGAGTAACCAGGAAGACTGTGAATACCATAGAGCGGGGGAAATATAATCCATCTGTCGATATTGCATACAGAATGGCAAAAATTTTCGGCATTACCATTGAAGAGCTCTTCTGTTTTGAAGAAGAAGGAGAGATGAAATCCCCGGAGGAGGAATGGGATTCCTGA
- a CDS encoding helix-turn-helix transcriptional regulator codes for MKNRIKVLRAERDMTQETLAQLIGVTRNTIISIEKDRYCPSMKIGFRIARIFGVGIEDVFTYEEEKDGPAGDGE; via the coding sequence ATGAAAAACAGGATAAAAGTGCTCAGGGCTGAACGTGATATGACACAGGAAACACTTGCCCAGTTGATAGGAGTGACCCGCAACACCATTATCTCTATTGAAAAAGACAGGTACTGTCCCTCGATGAAGATCGGGTTTCGTATCGCACGGATTTTCGGGGTAGGCATTGAAGACGTCTTTACCTACGAAGAGGAGAAGGACGGTCCTGCCGGCGACGGGGAGTAA